AAGAAAGTTCATTAATCGCTCTCACATCATTCAAGTTAGGGTTTGTCGAAATAAATGATTAATGTGTTTTGGGGATTACTTTTTGCATCACTAGGGTTTTTCTTAGCAAGCTTAGGGTTTGAAGTATTGGTTATTATTACTAGTAAAAGTTTTTCTAGCTGAACCTGACAAAATGGTTTGCCTAGCATTTGAGCAATGGGGGAAGAAAGCATATTCCACATTTCTCTTGCTAGGCAAATGCTGGCACAGAAAATAAATCAAATTGACAGCAAACTTATCCTTGACCTTTCCTTTGGAAACCAAGTagccttgcagtgtggcggctCAAATGAATTGCAAGCTAAATTGCCTAACAAACATCTGTAGCAACAGTACTCCACATCGAGTTATGTTGAAACCGGTAAAGTATTCAACCTTATTTTGATCCTTCCTGCCTCTTGATCTGTATAGGTCTTCAGTAATTGCAGCATCTGTCTGCATCTGGGTTTAAGACTGCTAGTTCCTATATGCTTCTAGTAAATATATAGATGAATGTTGCCATTAAAGATGAGCTTCataattttcttcttgttttaacAGCACTTCCGAGTCATCTGGGCTGAGGATTCCCCGGTTGGGCCTTTGGCTTTGATTTATTGTGCTTTACACTTGATTTCCCATTCTAGCCCATTAGGTGGTCTTTGCTCGAACCCATTACTTCTTCCAGGCCCAGTGGGAAATGTTTTACTTGAGCTCATTCTAGCTTTGCCTTTTACTCTAGTCAGGCCCAAATAAGCGCCTGGGCGCACAATCCATTCGTGCTCGTGTCGTGTCTCTTTTGGGCTTGTTGAGAATTTTgagattttatttttgagtcgaGCGCATTTTCGTTTCGTATTGCACCTCAGCTATCGTTTCAATAATCGCGCCATACACGCCGAAATCGCCACAATCCATAAGTTCGACTTGTTTAACTCCTCTATTTATgtttctgcaaaaaaaaaaagtaaaaaataaattcCGTTTTGCACTACTTAAGAAGAATTGCATGAATGCAAAGCAAGCCATTAAttatataaaaagaaattatAGAGAGATGAACAAGATCACACATGTTTTCTTATTGTATGCCATATACCGTTAGTGGCTTAGTGCCAAACATTCATGTACAATGTCCCATTAGCCTCGAGTAGCGGAACATTCTATTGGGACAACTTGGTGCGTGGCAAGATTTCATGTAATTACAGTTTTAATATTTACGCGCTATTTTAGACAATATTAGTATTTCCACAATACATACATCAATGAACCTAGTTATCATATCCATTATACCAACTCCAACGTAATAGGAAATATAGTTTCTATTTCTTTGCCTATTTTGGTAACAAGTTGGTACATCTCATTTCATAATGTCTTTCTTGAAACCTGTATGTGTTCATCTTTGAAGGCAAAACTTGAGATGAGTAGGAATAAACAGTCGCCTTAAACCCACTTTTTTGACTAAGAATTGATTTCATTAGTAATCAAGCCATGAAAATAGCTAAGAATCTAacataacttacataagaaaatttcaaaaaccaGATAACATATGTAAGccaaactaaactcattaaagtctaaatgATGCTCGCATGACGCAAGTCTAACTAAGCTAGAACAACCTCGCTTCTCAaggaaaaatcattcatctagtctaatttgccagcacgcaattgtggtacaaatcaCACCTAGAAACATCGTAAAAAAGCTTATAGAGTTTACGCCTACCTAAACAAGACTTGCATCCCAATGTCTAATAGAAAAAATTAAAGAATGGCAGCTAATAACCTCGGCAACAAGTTGGTCTTCTTGCTTATCTTTGAATTCTTACTCGAATTGAGCCCAGACCCAAAGGCCCAAGCTAAAATCCGGGTTACAAAAATAGAAGCCCAACCACACTGCCAGGCCACTGCCACAGACACCAGATTGTCAGGCGGTCAGCCTTTCCACCACATCATCTCTATTCAATCAACAAAAGTCAACTCTGACACTCTGCCTGCTCGAGCCCAATCAAGAACGCTCTGACCGACCTACGATCTAACCCGAACGTCGTTAGCGCCTGCCTccgatttgagattccaacccGGATCCACCAAAACTCAAGTGCCTTCCGAAACCAATCGTTACCTGCAGTCGACGATGATATGAGCCGCCTCCACAAGGCAATCCGCCACCAGCCAATGCTGAGCGTACTCACCACCCTCGACGATGGACTCGCCGGTGAGAAAGAGCAGCAACCACGTTGCTCTGCGCTATGCTCAAAACCCTAGAGCTAGGTTTTTGCCTCAAACCAACTTATGCTTatgttaattttaattttaatatctCGTCTCAAATTTAAAAATTCAGATACAACACGAATGAATCACATAAATTAAAATTAACTAAACATGTTAGCATTTTTAATCAGAACACGAATCTCAAGAAACGAAAGTCCATTcttgtttcaaaaattaatgtgtTGTTCAGTTCAGTTCGATTTGAATTTCGAAAAAAGTGTAAATCTTTCTcaaattaatttctttttttggttacatttcttaatttaatttcttcttaAATGTGAAAAAACgtattaataaaaaagaaagaaaatttaaaaaaagaaataaagacaGAAGACGATAGGTGACAGCCTCACAAGGCGCCGTAACCCGAGACATTCCCGCTCCCCCGTTACTCTCTTTTCTCGCGCCCTACCCTTGGTTTCTGTTACGAATTCGTTCCCACCCGAGCCTCAGCTTCGGACTCCGAACCTCCCGCTTTAAACCCCCCCCTCCCAAAATACAAACACaccaaaactctctctctctctctctctctctgtgaaacTGTTCGATCTTTAGCGCAGAAGAAGCCATGGCAGAGCCAGAAGAGATACCAGGGGCGTCGCTCATGGAGAAGATCTACTCTCACCACCGCTCCTCGTCGTCTTCGTCGTCTTCCGACGACGACAAGCCGTCCAAGAAGGCCGATGCCGTCAAGCCCGATGACGTCAAGCACAAGGCTGAGGAACACGACATGCCGTCCGCTCACGATTCCGTCAAGTCCAACAAATTCAGGATCTTCGGCCGGGAAAAGCCCGTTCATAAGGTCCTCGGCGGTGGCAAACGTACTAtatctatatctctctctcacacttTTCATCTTTCTTTCGCTGTGTTTTTGTATCTGCATTGTTGAATCGTTTTGCGGTGTTGTTGTTTGGTTGATCGGAAAAGATCGGAGATGAACGGAAAGCTAGAATCTGGCGGTTTTGTTTTCGTGATCTAATTAGCAAAAATATGCATGAGAATTTTGAATATATTGTATCAGAAAGATCTCatactgttttgattttgttgtatTCGTCTTGTTTCGATTATCTTGTTGGCGATTATAGTGAGCCTGTCAGGTTGTAGGTTTTCGTGTAATTGTAGTGCATTGATCCTCATTGTTATGCAATCATGGGGAAGGATTGGATTAGCACATTGTGGCGTATTGAGATATTCTTATGAATTGATTGATGGATTTTCGAGGTATTGGTAGGCCAATGTAGGTTGGTTGCTATGTTCTGGCGGTTTTTTTTTGTGCTGTGTGAATTGAATTTGAATGGAATAATATCTGTAGTTGTTTTCTTCTCTCGTTTCCTGCTTTGGTGACGTGTGTATTGTGTTCTCTGTTGTATGGTGGTTGTTTTGGTTGTGTGCATATGCGTGAGGTCTGTGTGGACAATGTACATACTTGATGTTAAAATTGAAATGTGGCGACTGGTCTTTGAACTATACCTTAAAGAAAAGGATATTTTATGATCTAATGGTGACCGGAATTAACAAGTTTGTGGAATTGTTTTCCATTTGTCCATTTCTGAACTATGCCCAAAAAGTGGAACTTTGAAAGGAAATGCTTTCAATTATGATCTTATATTGGTCTTTTATTACAGCTGCTGATGTCCTCCTATGGAGGGACAAGAAAGTATCTGGAAGTGTTCTTGGTGGAGCCACTGTACTATGGATTTTCTTTGAGTTGCTTGAATACCATTTGATAACTCTGGTCTGCCATATGTTGATACTTTCTCTGGGCGTTTTCTTCCTGTGGTCCAATGTGTCCTCCTTTATCAACAAGTAAGTTCATTGATCCTCTTGATAGTCTGTGTGTTTGATCTTTGATGTAATATCATATGGCCCTGACTTCACTATGTTGCTGGATCAGGGCTCCACCAGAAATCCCAAAAGTTCAAATTCCGGAGAAGTGTGTCCTTGATCTTGCCTCTGCACTGAGGATTGAACTCAACAAAGGGTTCCATGTTCTGCGGGAAATTGCATCTGGGAGAGATTTGAGGACATTCCTGATTGTAAGTTGATTGTTCCTTCATAGTTGGGTGGTATAAGTAGGCAATTGTTGGGATTACATAATCATTAGGTGTTCTTCTGTTATCAGGTAATAGTTGTCTTGTGGATTTTGTCAGTGATTGGCAAATGGTTCAACTTCCTGACCTTATTCTACTTATGTAAGGATCGCTTTTTAGTCTTTTGTTCCTTCAGAAGTTCTTCTGCATTTAAATTTAACAGACTTCCATTTCTGTTATTGACATCGTCTTGAAATTTGAATGACAGCCTTTGTCTTGCTGCACACGGTGCCAGTGATCTATGAGAAACATGATGTCCAGATTGATGCTTTTGCTGAGAAGGCATGGATTGAGATTAAGAAGCAGTATGCAGTGTTTGATGCGAATGTTTTGAGTAAGATACCCAAGGGTCCagtgaaagagaagaagaaggactAGAGACACACCATGCTGGAGTTAATTCTGTTTACTAGGCTTTACATTAACTGCGGTTTTAGTCCAGTCTTGAATCATCATTCGTTAGCCtctttctgtgttttatttcaGAACTGGTCTAATGAGCGCACAGTTTAATGAATATAAGTGTTTTAGATCTATAAATCTCTGGTTGCATATTAGTATATTACATCGGGATCTATTACTTTTTATGTAGAAAGTTGCACTtatcttttcctttccttttggcCAAGGGATAATTTTCATTTGAGAAGTCTTTTCAATTTTGCGAAGATTTCTTTACTGGAGTATATAGAAAAATTCATTAATACATAAAAATTGTTTGCTACTAGTCAAAACATCGAAAAATTCTTAGGAGACCGCTGGAGCGTGTTTATGCGATGTCACTTCAATTAGAACACAAGTATATATAATGAAACATGCTGAATGTTAATACTATCTGTACATTCTTTTAAGCTCTTTTTAGTTACACGGAGGACCAATGCCCAGAAAGCAAACTAATCGACAACAGGCAATCTTTGTTAACAATCTAATGGCCGCAGAGCAGCTCTATACATAATACATGCAGCAATTGGTTTCACGTGAAAGGTGAAGATGGCCGCAGAGCAGCTCTATATATAATACATCCAGCACTTGGTTTCAAGGGAAAGGCATATCTTCAGTACTGGTCAAGGGTCTTCGATAGGCCCATAACCTAGAAAAGGACCCTGCTTCTGAATCACTGTCGCTATCGCTCTCTGAAGAAGATTTGACTGGTATAGAATCTTCCAACAGATAGTCAACCACCTGAAAATGATGAATGTGTCGTAGTAGATATAAGATGACTGGTTCAAGAATTCACAACGAAAGAACTAGAAATATGGACAATTTGATCCTTCAAATACTGGTCTAATTTTGGCGTATAGAAGCTACCGCAACACAGAGGGATAAATTCACAATTTGATCCATTCTCTATGTAATGCCAGAGAATGGATCAATTACATCATGTCATATGGGATGATAATTTAATTTCATGGAACCATTAAGTGCATAGAAGAGCAAGACAGCTGACATTCAGACAACCCCATTTAATAACTGTAATTTGAAAACCACAATGAACAGAGTAAGATAGAAAATACCTGACTAGGTGATACAGGGTCAATTTTCTGAATTTCAGGATTTAGTCCAATATGGTCATTGAAACATTTCATGTTATCGAGCCAAACAATTGTCTTGCAGTATCTACAGTATCCCCTACTGgattttaatttctttgatGAATTGTTCCCTGAAATCCAAGCAGATATACAATGGTAAGAATTGATGAGTTTGTATTTGAAAGCTGAaggcaagagaacaaattatcAAAAGGCTATAACTACTTGACCACAAAGATTTAACGGATTATGAGAGGTATAGGGGAACGGTCCTCCTAAGCTGATTTTATAAGTGGTAAAATTGCAACTTAGATTCTCCGGTGACAAAATGCACTTTTAACAGATCCAGCAAGGCATACATCTAATGATTCACCTTTATATGCTCTTTTGAAGGCTTTTCTCCAAAACAGCGTATAACTATCATCTTCAACCTGTCTACTGCTATGCTGTTCCTTGATATTCAAGTCATTGTAAGAGTCCCTAAAGAACGTAGCGTATTGCCTCTGCCACAGCCGGTTATCACTTGCTGCAAAATTCCAGGGCCTTCATTAAAACAATCAAGAAGCATTAGAGTTGAATGCAGTTTTTACTTGGATCTTCATTATACCAAGAAACTATGAGTAAAAGGAATTACCAGCAGACTTGCCCAACAGAGACTAAAGATTGAAAATCCAGGAAACTGAATACATGTACAAGAACATCTTGTGGCAGATGGGCAACTACAGGACAGGAAAGAACAAGTTCAAGTTATCTAGCAAACTTCACATCATCTCTGACTACATCTTTGAACATGGAATAATAGTCGGGTACAGAGTAAAATAATGTTACCATTCTCTTCTTGGCGAGCTTTAGCGCGCCTCTTGTGAGCAATCATTGCATTCTTATATTCTGTAACAGCCAAGTTCTTCttttgtaagatcaaatatggacttaacacatatcatcataaagtaattgatgattagctaaatgtcaaacctagtttaacatggatacaaactataaatcaatacttgtaacttaatgaagcagtgtatctattcattaaggtaagtaatcctattcttagtctgcaagaaagactacaatgaagtgttacattaggaatctaactagaaaacctaaaccgatatggatagctttaatgggaagcttcttgaggtttaagtcacctatatatacagatgaattggtccctgattactaccgacgttttgcatattgttctgtccattgagaagcaagttggtaagtaacagaaggccatatttagtgttcgtgtttgcagcataagatggaatccatgccagtgattgctgaaggtaagccttaatcccttttatgattgtgtgcatatgttgtgagcatgtatatggttattttacaattggtatcaaagcataggctcacaagtatcaaaatcgttttagggttttgcaaaacaaacacaaaaaaaaaaaaaaaaaagggtttttgctttacggaccaagtcactgatcaggtaactgaccatgtaactggtcatgtaactgatcaaggtaagttacttaagtcaattgctgcatctggttaaatatcaagttcacgcttccgctgtgatttttagcagcaaattggggaaaaagcaaaaacaggtttttctgtgaaattgatttcgattcatagcatgataattgtgtttttgattgtgctcaagaaccctagttgcattcccggcgtgcgttaggttagagtagatggtgaccggatgaaatttacaatttctttattgttctgtggtttcttggaatcaaatcaattttggttatgcttgaatatgcatgttgaattgattgatgatattgtattgtatctgtgattgtgtaaaattgcatgaagaacaaaaatctcccagattttgtttacacattattaaaattgacagatacgagagcttaattttcttacaaggatgaatctgggtagaatataaagttaaaagctcatgggttttgtggttttctgttggcataagtgattatgatgcacaaagcattcttcattgatgttggcagaaaacaatgatcaggtaactgaccatgtaactggtcaggtaactgaccatgtaactggtcaggtcactgaccatgtaactggtcaggtcactgaccatgtaactggccaggtcactgaccatgtaactggccaggtcactgaccatgtaactggccaggtcactgaccatgtaactggtcaggtaactaatcaagtacctgatcgtgtgacaaaactgaaattgtgttttgtgttttaaaactatgcttcagttttatcttccaaagaagtggtcaagtatagttttagaatacaaaacagcaatatgcatgcttgatgaaaataaatacggatacttagaaatttttcttctgtctaaagatgtggataaatttctttggataacttattTTCATTGAatatggtatattgataaagaactccaggatgttatgcttctgctcaaaagtgttgcttaacattgtttttggttatggactgatatgaatgcaagtatggattgtttaggttttctgtatgttcttgttttggttgcttaaagctaaataaaacgcAGAAAACttaatattattttctttacaaattaagaactcacatgaatttttgttttgctccttaggtaactcctacatgaacttgaacagtgtcttgatgttaactggaaccaactatagagcttggctagattctgtagagaactatatgggaatgcatgagaatatagactattgctttactgaggataagcctatagagttgaatgaaaagagcaccaagaaagaaacagacctttacaagaagtggcatagatccaatagaatggctaagaatctcattcgtacctctatgtccaagactgtcaggggaagtatagaagagcctgagctagcatctgattttctggaactcatcggtgctaagtttaaagaaagtgaaaaggcagaagcagctagactaaccaaggagtttcatgatttgaagtacatgggttcagggggagttagagaacatattatgaagatgatcaatataaatggcagactcagggagctcttgatggggttagggatgagcaggtagtgcattatgcacttcattccttgcctaacagttttagtcatcttaggaccagttacaactctcaaaagggaaactggactttagatgaacttatatccatctgtgttgatgaggaagctaggatcaaggaagaaaaagaacctgctacagccataaatctcatagagaagcctaagaagaaaaagccccagaataagctcaagcctaccaaagccataactaagagttcaacagctgcagtggccaaggaaaacagaccatttaggttcaagtgctacttttgcaaaagagtaggacacatgaaaaaggactgcactggctataaaaattggttagccaaaaagggtaagattttttctaatacagttttttctttagaaattaatcttataaatattgaaccacagtcttggtggatagattcaggctcacctattcatattactaattctttgcagggattcataaggagcagaatcccaaaaagtgatgaagtgaacctgtgtgtaggcaatggcatgagagtggcagtcaaggctattggaaccttaaagctcgatctaggattaggaaaattgttagttttggataatgttttttatgtaccttccatgagaaggaatttggtttcagtttctcttttagtaaaatctggttgtagacttgttattgatagtaatggaattcttatttctaaaaattctgttcaaattggttctggtgttatctcgaatgattatttacagttaagttgttcaatggctcaacaagaaattttacttgttgaagataacacaaacagtactagcactttaacaggtgttaaaagaaccaaattaaatgaaaagtctgcatttttatggcatagaagactcggccatgtttcaaaagagagactgaaaatattggtgaaaaacaaaatcctaaatgaacttgatttttctgatctaataGATTGTGTggaatgttttaagggaaaaataaccaacacaagaaagaaaactgcatatagaagccaaaatttattagaactcatacacactgatatatgtggaccatttaggcatcaaactatctgtgggaatgtgtattttgtcacattcattgatgacttttctagatacagttatatttatctactttcagaaaaggcacaagcattgaaagcttttcaaatctttaagtctgaggtagaaaatcaactagaaaagaaaatcaaaacagtaaggtcagatagagggggagagttctatggaaagtacactgaatccggccaacaaaagggtccatttgccttatttttgcaagacaatggaattaaagctcaatacacaacaccctataatccacaacagaatggtgttgcagagagaaagaataggactcttttgaacatggttagatgcatgatgtgtacaactggtttgcctaaatttctgtggggtgaggctttaaaaactgcaaattatatttgcaacagaacacctagcaaagccatagaaaatactgcttttgagctttggtgtggcaggaaacctagtcttcatcactgtcatgtttggggatgtcatgcagaagctaggatttataatccaagcttgaataaacttgaccccaaaactgttagttgctattttataggttatccagataaatctaaaggctataaattatattctgctcatcattcacctagaatttttgaaacacatcaagtaaagtttctaagtgaaaaagttcacaatacaaaccttgaggatttaacctcagattttgaggaaattgtgtcggatgagaatttaagtgtagcattgcctttagaacaagatgtaactgatcaagtcactgcccatgtctctgaccatgtcactgaccgagtcactgaccatgtaactgtacctgatcaagtcactgcccatgtcactgcccatgtcactgaccatgtaactacccaagtaactgtacctggtcaagtcactgcccatgtcactgaccatgtaactgcccatgtcactgaccaagtaactgaccacgtaactggtcaagtaactgaacctcaaaatcctccagtagctcaacctagaagatcacagagagcaagaaaaccaacttatgggggggaagagagtgactacattgtttatctacaagaagcagaaattgaaatggactgtgcagaggacaatgatccaactacatttaatcaggccattgaaagtagtgaatctcatcaatggcagctagcaatggaagcagaaattgattccatgagtcaaaatgcagtttgggaattagttgaacctgaccccaaccagaagcctataggttgtaaatgggttttcaaaaccaaaagagatgcaaatggcaatgtagagagacataaagcaagattggttgccaagggttttacacagaaagagggcattgactttactgagactttttctccagtttctacaaaagactcgtttaggataatcatggctttagtggctcattttgatatggagctgcaccagatggatgttaaaacagctttcttgaatggtgaactagatgaagtgatttatatgaggcagccagaagggtttgtacaagctggaagtgaaaacttagtgtgtaaattaagaaaatcaatttatggccttaaacaagcttctagacagtggtacaagaaatttgattctgtgatttctacttttggatttacagaaaatcttgttgatgaatgtgtttatttgaagacagttgggaacaattttattttctggtactctatgtggatgatatacttttggctagcagtaacattaaattgcttaaagataccaagagttttctgtcaagtaattttgacatgaaagacttaggagaagcatcctatgtactaggtattgagattaaaagagatagggcacagagactacttggtttgtctcaacacaattatattaccaaagttttaaagaggtttggtatggagaagtgtgcagctggagaagttcccatgtccaaaggagataagttaaccaagaagcaaagtcccaatagtgatgttgaaaaggaaaatatggagtcaaagccttatgccagacttgtaggaagtctcatgtatgcacaagtctgcactaggccagacttgtcttttgcagtagggattttgtcaagattccaatctaatccaggccatgaacattgggtagctgggaagaaagtattgagatacctgcagagaactaaaagccatat
This portion of the Rosa chinensis cultivar Old Blush chromosome 1, RchiOBHm-V2, whole genome shotgun sequence genome encodes:
- the LOC112182255 gene encoding F-box protein At5g52880 isoform X2, which encodes MSKQLERYQKLALKESLGSIHRYPLVCKELSLILRGAYRKVPKNRQSLIFQDTLTAFRLLPEMKTRSAVSAAHLLLQSVEATLPKQKKNLAVTEYKNAMIAHKRRAKARQEENVAHLPQDVLVHVFSFLDFQSLVSVGQVCWPWNFAASDNRLWQRQYATFFRDSYNDLNIKEQHSSRQVEDDSYTLFWRKAFKRAYKGNNSSKKLKSSRGYCRYCKTIVWLDNMKCFNDHIGLNPEIQKIDPVSPSQVVDYLLEDSIPVKSSSESDSDSDSEAGSFSRLWAYRRPLTSTEDMPFP
- the LOC112178777 gene encoding reticulon-like protein B5, with amino-acid sequence MAEPEEIPGASLMEKIYSHHRSSSSSSSSDDDKPSKKADAVKPDDVKHKAEEHDMPSAHDSVKSNKFRIFGREKPVHKVLGGGKPADVLLWRDKKVSGSVLGGATVLWIFFELLEYHLITLVCHMLILSLGVFFLWSNVSSFINKAPPEIPKVQIPEKCVLDLASALRIELNKGFHVLREIASGRDLRTFLIVIVVLWILSVIGKWFNFLTLFYLSFVLLHTVPVIYEKHDVQIDAFAEKAWIEIKKQYAVFDANVLSKIPKGPVKEKKKD